The following DNA comes from Geothrix edaphica.
CCTTCCACCTCCTGCCCTACGCGGATCCCGTCATGGCCCGCCACGCGCTCCAGGACGAGGGCATCCGCACCCACCAGGACGCCCTGGCGGCCCAGCTGGCCCGGGCCCGCGCCGCCCACCCGGAGGGCCGCCGCTTCATCGCCGTGGCCCACGCCTTCGTGGCCGGAGGCGAAGGTTCGGACTCGGAGCTGGGCCTGGCTGTGGGCGGCACCGGCGAGGTGGACGCGGCCCTCTTCCGGGACTGCGACTACGCGGCCCTGGGCCACCTCCACCGGCCGCAGGTGGCCGGGTTTCCCCAGGTGCGCTACGCCGGGAGCCTGCTCAAGTACAGCGCCTCCGAGGCCACCCACACCAAGGCCCTGACCCTGGTGGAGCTGCCGGAGCGCGGCCCCGCCCACACCGAGTCGCTGCCCCTCACGCCCCGCCGCGACCTGCGGCGCCTGCGCGGGCACTTCGATGACCTCATGCGCGGACCCCAGGGGAACCCCGACGACTACCTGTTCCTGGATCTGCTGGACGAGGGCCCGGTGCTGGACGCCATGGCCCGCCTGCGCCAGATCTACCCCAACATCCTCGGCATCCAGCCCGCTCCGCCGGCCGCACCGGCCCAGGACATCGTGAGAACCGCAGATCGAGACCTGGATCCCGCGCTCCTCTTCGAGACCTTCTTCCAGGACACCGCGGGCCGTGGGATGGATGACGAAGAGCGCGCCCTCTTCCACGCCGTGGCCGGACGGCTGCTGTCCGGGGAGGCCGCCGAATGAAGCCCCTGCGCCTCAGCCTGGACGCCTTCGGTCCCTACGCGGGACTGCAGGAGCTGGACTTCGCGGACCTGGGCGACCAGTCCTTCTTCCTCATCCACGGCCCCACGGGCGCGGGCAAGACCAGCCTCCTCGACGGCATCAGCTACGCCCTCTACGGCCAGACCAGCGGCGGCCAGCGCGAGACCCGCGACCTGCGCAGCCACTTCGCCGCCGCGGACACCCCCACCCGCGTGACCTTCGACTTCGCCCTGGGCGGGAAGACGTACCGGGTGGAGCGCACGCCGGAACAGCAGGTGCCGAAGCAGCGGGGCGGCGGCACGAAGAAGCAGCTCTATGCTGCCCACCTGTGGGAGCTGGTGGACGGCGCCGAGGTGCCCCTGGCCACGGAAAAGCCCACGGTCGTGGATGCCAAGGTCGCGGACCTGCTGGGCTTCAAGGCCAGCCAGTTCCGGCAGGTGGTCCTGCTGCCCCAGGGCCGCTTCCAGGAGTTCATGCTGGCAGGCTCCGCCGAGCGCCAGGCCATCCTCCAGACCCTCTTCCAGACCGGCCGCTACGCCGCCATCGCCGAGGCCCTGGCGGAGGAGGAGAAGACCCTGCGCGGCTCGCTCCTCACAGCCCAGGCCGAGGCCCGGCAGCTCCTTGAGCAGGCTGGCGTGGCAACCACCCAGGAACTGCCTGACCGCCTAGCGGCTGCGGCCCAACGCGTGAAGGACCGAAGCCAAGAACAGACGGAAGCCCGGGTCGCCTCCGACCAGGCCGAGGCGGTCCTGCGCGAGGGGAAGCATCTGGAGGCGGCCCTCGCCCGGGTCCACACGCTGGAACAGGAGGCCATCCGCCTGGCGGAGGCCGCGGATTCACGGGCCCTGGCCCTCACCAAGGCCGAAGGTACTCTGGCCGAGGCCGAAGGCGAGGAGCCCCGCCGCGAGGACCTGCGCCGCGCCATCGACCGCCTGAAGGAACTTGAACCCAGGCTGGTGGCCCTGGAACAGGCCAGGCAGGAAACTGCGGAGGCCGCCCGGCAGGGCCAGCACCTCAAGAAACTGGCCGAGGAGCAGACCCAGCGCCGCGATGCCGCCGGACAGGAGGCCACGCGCCAGAAGGCCCTCCTGCAGCAGCTGCAGACCGAGGCCTCCCAGTTGAAAGGCCGCGACGGCCTGCTCCGCCTGGCCCGCCAGAAGCGGGCGCAACGCGAGCAGTTCGACCAGGCGAAGCAGCTGGCCGAGCACGCCTCGGCCGTCCATGACTCGGCCCAGGCCCGGTTGAAGGCCGCCGAACAGTCGGTCCAGGCGGCCCGCGCCCAGCTCCGGAACCTCCAGGAACGGCAACTCGCCGCCCAGGCAGCCCACCTGGCCCAGAACCTGAACCCCGGCGAGCCGTGTCCCGTCTGCGGCAGCGAGACCCATCCCCGGCCCGCGGCGCCTTCCTCGGACCATCCGGACGACCAGGCCCTCCGGCGGGCCCAGACCCAGCAGGACGAGGCCGAGGCGGCCCTGGGCCAGGCCCAGAAGACGGCCGCCGCGCGCTTCTCGGATCTGGAGACGGCCCGTGCCCGCCGCGAGGATCTCGCCCACCACTTGGGCGAGGACGCACACGCCGATCCCGCCACCCTGGCGGCCGAGGAGGCGCGATCCCTGGAAGCACTGGAACGCAGCCGCCAGGCCGAGACCAGCCTGACCAGGGCCGAGCGGATCCAGGCCGAGGCGGAAGAGGCCCAGAAGCTGGCGGAGGCCCAGCTCGCCGCCACCGCCCAGCGCCAATCGGAGGTGGCGTTCCAGGCAGCCGGGGCCCAGGCCAGGGTGAAGGTCCACGAGGAGGCCCTGTCGGAGGACCTACGCATTCCCGGAGCGCTCGCGGCCCGGCGGCGGAAGGCGGAGGAAGCGCTGGCCCAATCTGAATCCAGTCGGAAGGCGGCCCGCGCAGCCCGGGACGCGGCCCAGACGGTGGCCATCGAGGCGGAGGCTGCCCTCAAGTCGCACGGGAACCGCCTGGAAACTGCCCGGGTGGAGGTCCGGAAAACCGAAGCCGAGTTCACGGCGGCCCTGGCGGCGGCCGGTGACGAATCTCAACCCGAAGGAATGGCCGTGCCGGACCTGCCTTCCCTTCAGATCGCCCGGGACCGCGCCCAGGCCCGCTTCTCCCAGGCCGGCGAGGCCCTGGGCCAGGCGCAATCCGAGCAGGCCTCGCTCCAGCGCCTCGCCACGACCTTGGCCGCGCTGGAGGCCCGACAGGGCGCGGAGGAACGCCGCCACCGCGCCGCCGCCAGTCTGGCCCGCGTGGCCCGGGGCGAGGATGGCGCCCGGGTCTCCTTCGAGCGCTACGTCCAGGGCGCTCTCCTGGACGAGGTGCTGGTCTCAGCCTCGGAGCGTCTGCGCCGCATGAGCAAGCAGCGGTACGCCCTGCAGCGGGCCACAGGTGGCGGCGATCTGCGGCGGGCCGGGGGCCTCGAATTGGAGATCACGGACAGCCACACGGGACGCGCCCGGGCCGTGAGTTCCCTGTCCGGCGGCGAAGGCTTCCAGGCCAGCCTGGCCCTGGCGCTCGGCCTCTCCGATGTGGTGCAGCGCCACGCCGGCGGCATCCGCCTCGACACCGTTTTCATCGACGAAGGCTTCGGCAGCCTCGACTCCGAGGCCCTGGACCTGGCCCTCCGCACCCTGGAGGAACTGAACCAGGGCGGCCGCCTGGTGGGCCTCATCAGCCACCTGGACGATGTGAAGGCCCGCATCTCGGCCCGGCTGGAAGTGACGCCAGGCCCCGGCGGGAGCCACGCCCGGTTCCGGATCGACTGAGTATTTACATCGCATGGCGTGGTATGCTCCCGGAAATCCCCGGAGTGCCCATGCTGCGTCCCCTCGCGCCCTTCCTGTGCCTGGCCCTCGCCGCCCAGCCGACGCCCTACCAGAAGGCGCCCAAGGCCATCCAGGCCGTGCTGGACGCGCCGGGAACGCCCTCTCTGATCGCCAGCCCCGTGGGCGACCGCTTTCTGCTGGCCGAGTTCGAGCGCCATCCTCCCATCCGGGCCCTGGCCCAGCCCATGGCGAGGCTGGCGGGCCTGCGCCTGGACACCCGCACCCGCGGACCCCACCACCCGCCGCAGCTGAAGAGCCTCGCCATCCAGGCTCTGAAGGGCGGTCCGGCCACCTCCATCGCCCTGCCCGCCGGCGTGGCCCTGGGCCAGCCGCGCTGGTCGCCCGACGGCCGGCGCTTCGTGCTGACCGGCGCCGGCGCCCGGGCCACCGAGCTGTGGGTGGGCGAGGCCGCCACAGGGAAGCTCCATCGCGTTCCGGGCCTGAGCCTCAATGCCGTGCTGGGCCAGCCCCTGGACTGGCTGCCAGACGGCAGCCTGATCGCCAAGGCCGTGCCCGCGAACCAGGGTCCGGTCCCCCAAGCCCCCGAAGTGCCCGTCGGTCCCCGCATCCAGGAGACCGAGGGCAAGGCCGCCCCCGCGCCCACGTACCAGGACCTCCTCCAGAACGCCTTCGACGAGACCCTGTTCGAGTTCCTGGGCCAGTCCCAGCTGGTGCGCGTGGACCTGGCCACCGGGACGGTGAAGCCCATCGGCAGGCCCGGCCTCTATGCGGAGGTGCAGCCC
Coding sequences within:
- a CDS encoding AAA family ATPase, coding for MKPLRLSLDAFGPYAGLQELDFADLGDQSFFLIHGPTGAGKTSLLDGISYALYGQTSGGQRETRDLRSHFAAADTPTRVTFDFALGGKTYRVERTPEQQVPKQRGGGTKKQLYAAHLWELVDGAEVPLATEKPTVVDAKVADLLGFKASQFRQVVLLPQGRFQEFMLAGSAERQAILQTLFQTGRYAAIAEALAEEEKTLRGSLLTAQAEARQLLEQAGVATTQELPDRLAAAAQRVKDRSQEQTEARVASDQAEAVLREGKHLEAALARVHTLEQEAIRLAEAADSRALALTKAEGTLAEAEGEEPRREDLRRAIDRLKELEPRLVALEQARQETAEAARQGQHLKKLAEEQTQRRDAAGQEATRQKALLQQLQTEASQLKGRDGLLRLARQKRAQREQFDQAKQLAEHASAVHDSAQARLKAAEQSVQAARAQLRNLQERQLAAQAAHLAQNLNPGEPCPVCGSETHPRPAAPSSDHPDDQALRRAQTQQDEAEAALGQAQKTAAARFSDLETARARREDLAHHLGEDAHADPATLAAEEARSLEALERSRQAETSLTRAERIQAEAEEAQKLAEAQLAATAQRQSEVAFQAAGAQARVKVHEEALSEDLRIPGALAARRRKAEEALAQSESSRKAARAARDAAQTVAIEAEAALKSHGNRLETARVEVRKTEAEFTAALAAAGDESQPEGMAVPDLPSLQIARDRAQARFSQAGEALGQAQSEQASLQRLATTLAALEARQGAEERRHRAAASLARVARGEDGARVSFERYVQGALLDEVLVSASERLRRMSKQRYALQRATGGGDLRRAGGLELEITDSHTGRARAVSSLSGGEGFQASLALALGLSDVVQRHAGGIRLDTVFIDEGFGSLDSEALDLALRTLEELNQGGRLVGLISHLDDVKARISARLEVTPGPGGSHARFRID
- a CDS encoding exonuclease SbcCD subunit D, producing the protein MQYSEDDTTFRNPMRFLHTSDWHLGKTLCNANLLEDQAHALDQVAAMARETRAEALVVAGDVYDRAVPPKEAVALLDDALDRLVRGLGVPVLLIAGNHDSPERLGFASGFLGAQGLHVAGTLEAAAPVLIGSAAFHLLPYADPVMARHALQDEGIRTHQDALAAQLARARAAHPEGRRFIAVAHAFVAGGEGSDSELGLAVGGTGEVDAALFRDCDYAALGHLHRPQVAGFPQVRYAGSLLKYSASEATHTKALTLVELPERGPAHTESLPLTPRRDLRRLRGHFDDLMRGPQGNPDDYLFLDLLDEGPVLDAMARLRQIYPNILGIQPAPPAAPAQDIVRTADRDLDPALLFETFFQDTAGRGMDDEERALFHAVAGRLLSGEAAE